The sequence below is a genomic window from Haematobia irritans isolate KBUSLIRL chromosome 3, ASM5000362v1, whole genome shotgun sequence.
gtttacataattttctatagaaataaaattttcacaaaaattttctatagaaataaaattttgacaaattttctatagaaataaatttttgacaacattttctataaaaataaaatgttgagcaaattttctatagaaataaatttttgacaacattttctataaaaataaaattttgagaaaattttctatagaaataaaattcagacaattttttttataaaaattcaattttgacaaaatgttctgtagaaataaaattttgacaaagttttctatagaaatacaattatgataaaatgttctattgatatgaaattttgaaaatttgacaattttctatggaaataaaattttgacaaagttttctatagaaataagattttgacaaaatgttctatagaaataaaattttgacaaaattttctataggtataaaattttgacaacattttctatagaaataaaattttgagaaaattttctatagacataaaattttgacaaaatgttctatagaaataaaattttgacaaaattttttatagatatgaaattttgccaaaattttctatagatatgaaattttgataaaatcttctatagaaacaaaattttgacaaaattttctatagaaataaaatttttataaaattttccatagataaaaattttgacaaaattttctaaagacataaaattttgacaaaattttctatagaaataaaattttgacaaaattttctatagatatgaaattttgccaaaattttctataaatatgaaattttgacaatatgttctatagagataaaagtttgacaacattttctatagagataaaattttctatagacataaaattttgacaaaattttctatagaaataaaattgttgacaaaattttctatagaaataaaattttgccaaaattttctatagaaataaattttttgacaatattttctatggaattaaaattttgtgaaatttttctatagaaataaaatattttcaaattttttatagaaataaaatttttgacaaaattttctatagaaataaaattttccatagaaataaaattttgccaaaattttctatagaaataaaattttgacaaaattttctatagaaaaaaaaattttataaaattttccatagaaataaaattttgacaaaattttttatatatgaaattttcataaaatcttctatagaaacaaaattttgacaataaattaataaaataaataaaattttgtgaaaattttcaatagaaataaaatattttaaaattttttataaaataaaattgttgacaaaattttctatagaaataaaattttgccaaaattttctatagatatgaaataaaatagaaaataaaatagaaataaaatttttgtaaaattttccatagaaataaaattttgacaaaattttctatagaaataaaattttgccaaaattttctatagaaataaaattttgacaaaattttctatagaaataaaattttgacaaaattttctatagaaataaaattttgacaacattttctatagaaacaaatttttttaccaaaattttgtggtagaaataaaattttacgcaaatattctatagaaataaaattttgacaaaatttcctattgaaataaaattttgaaaataaaaattctatagaaattaaaaaaaattgaattggtaTTGAATTTGGATTGGCTAACTGGCAATAACGTTCGGTATCGATTTGAGCCCGaatgttaataatttttctGTGGGTGTATATGTTTTGAATGTCCAAATCCTAAATGCTATGAAATCCCACAAAAGATTCCTTGTTGCTTTCAGAGAATTTCCATTCtagttaaattttctttcttgtctCCACCCAACTCCATCTAATGCAAGGGATTGTCTCCAGCCAAGCAATGCCATTTCTCATGATAGTGATCAGGCAAACGTATACAATCCAACCACTGTTGCAATCTTTCACCTTTGCTATTATGGCCGATTACCAAACTGCCAAGAAAATCATtacttttacccaaatccttatCCCATACAGTTAAGACCAAAGATTGTTTGTTAAGATCATGGGGTCCAGCTTCAAAGTTGAATTCTTCATTGTAAATGGGATTAAGGGTTCTCCATTTGACACTGGTCTTATATTTCTTATTGCGATGGGAATCGGGTTTCATTTGGCTAGGGAagaagacaaaacaaaaatcaattgatgATTGTGGTCAAAATATTCTCCATAAAacttacatttttacaaatggaTCAGAGGATCCATTATTGTCCATGGGTATTAGCTCTATGCATTGCTTGACATTTACCGTTAATGCTCGTTTCTTGGTATTGTAGCATAatgaaattaacattttgcCATGTGGCCATTCCTGGGACATTTCGGCCGCATTACTATATTGATCCTCAGGGCCTAAGGGTACCGAAATCCtgtataaattggtattatgAACCTGCAATAGATGTAACCATATCAAGCAATGTTTTGGTTTGGAGTATTCCTCCGTGTACATACCGTTGATAGACAAATTTTAGCGGCTCCCAAAAAATCATGACCATATTTATCCTCATCAAATATGGCCACATATAACAAAGCATTGCCTAGTTCTTCGGGTTCCACGCCGACAAATTGCAGGGTATCATTAAATTCGGGATTTCTGGTCTTATGGACACATTTCGTCTTTTGCCAACGTAGATATTTTGCCGATCCCTCAGCCGTTATGATATTCAACTTACAATAGGGATCGGTTAGACCAGCCGGATCCATAGGTGGCAAATCCCTTGCCCTTACCACACAAGCATCCAAGGCATGATCGTTTTCCCTGTAACAAATGGATACCTCTAGCCAACCCAGCAAAGGATCCCGGCAATGGGCATTCACTTGATTTGCCATTCCACCCGACATTGAAGCCGTCGTGGCCGATGTCCCTGAAGAACTATCACTTATGGACCACGAGGAAGACACTGAACTGCGTCGATGATTTGAGCTATAATTCACATTACTCTCTCTGCGATTATTCGAATTGGAAGCCGATGTTAATACTGTGGAAGCTGTCGATATGGTATCATAGTCGGGTTGTCCAGTACCCTCTGATTTGGAATGTGAGCGTTGAGTGTTGAAGAAGAAGGCATTGGAAAGTCTTCTTTCTCCTCCAGAGCCATCTATAAAACTGCGTATGGAACCAAATGTGCGCACACGAAAACTATCTTCACGTTGTAATTTGCTGGGACTGATATCGCTGCTGGCTGTGGGACTAATAGTGTTCGAACCTTTCGAGCCTATGGCCAATTGATTCATAGCATTGCTGGCCCCATCGATGGCATCTTTCTGGCCTTCCTCCTCTTCTTCGGAGCTACTGGAATCGGCTACTCGTATGGTGAGTTTTTTCACACGTACATTACGTGTTGGGGTAGTCTGACAACTTAGTGCCTTACGTTGAGCCATTAGAGCCTCAGTGGCCATTGATGAGGCTGTATTACGTGTGGGTGTTGATGTGGTTGAGCTGGGTATTTCATATTTCGGAAGACCTTTGAAAAACCATGCCCCAGATTTCTTCCACATTTCTCTGGTCTCCGAGCAGATACGGCATAGCCAGATTTCTTTGGATTTCTCCACTGTATGATAGCGTATACTAATGTCCAGActgcatttgggacaaaccgaTTTCTTGCAATCTTCACAGATAATTCGTTGGGCTCGCAGTATACCGAAGGCATCACCACACAAGCGACAGCAATTGGGTCCCTTTTCAACAGCCCTCGATTTAATTTTCTCTACGCGATCCACTAAGCGTCCCACACGCTGACGTTCAGCCGTTTCAATTTCTTCATTGCGTTGGATGACCGAAATAATGGCAGCCTGTTCTTCGGGTCGTAGAGGTTCATGAACTTGGGAACTGTTCCAGCCTGCTCGTAATCTAAAAAGATAGAAGCGAAGGGAAACGATGATTAAATTTCAGGGGAATGAGAAAAGGCAAGGAAAACTTTTAGGGTCTGCTCTAGAATGATTACAGAATAACATATTGGTGTAGCAAGGAGGTTGTGGTTGGCTAAACCTTCCTCCGACAATTTTAGCATTTCCTCCATAATCTCTATTGAACCttcgaaattaaaatttttggctaGATGGTCCTCTATGTTgccaatatttaaatgttttcacGTTTGGAAGGATTTCTCAAAATGACCGAAATAGCCGACACACGCGAAAGTGGCTCCGCGGTTTTTTGGTCCATTCCCGGCGAAGCGTCGTCTTGAGATGGTCGATTTTTTAGTGACAACCTTACtcttcaaaatatcaaaatcctaGACACACGAAAGTGACTCTGCGGTGTTTTGGCCTATTCCCGCCGAAGcgtcgtcttgagatgatcgatatTTTTAGTgacaaccttactctccaaaaaccCAGATACAAAAGTCCAAcatcccgataatattcggcatttattttaacCACAAGGTCGATGAATATGACCGGGGAACAACAATCGGCACTTTTTGCGCCTTTTGGAACTTTAATcgctttagtccaagctcataTTTTCAATATGTGATGCATCCGTTTTCGCTATATGTTCAGCTCCACCAATAAGgcttggatttcgatcaaatctggcatTCGCTTTTCGTTCATTACTTTCAAGTGTTTTTTACCGTTCATTAATTCAGGTGTCTTTTACGGTATCGAGCAATGATGGAACTTTCTCTTGGGGACTCTCCACGGCTGGGGCTACATATGTTGGTTACTGTAGAGTGTAAATAGGCGAAAATCGGTGTtggaattctaacaaaaaatactttgccccatttagggagccaccgtagtgcaatggttaacatggccgccttgcatgcaGAGGGCCGTGGGCATAGTTGGTAGGATtcgaccaaaaatggtagattttttactttttggtagaattcttgatgttttggtagattttgcaagttAGTCCTGTCCAActaagataaaaataaaattttgacaaaattttctatagaaataaaattttgagaaaattttctatagaaataaaattttgacaaatttttctatagaaataaatttttgacaaaattttctatagaaataaaattttgacaaaattttcaatagaaataaaaatttgacaaaattttcgataaaaataatattttcagaaaattttcgatagaaataatattttcagaaaattttgtatagagataaaattttgacaaaattttctatagcaataaaattttgacaaaattttttatagaaataaaattttgagaacattttctatagaaataaatttttgacaaaattttctatagaaataaaatttagagaaaatttcctatagaaataaaattttgacaaaatttcttatagaaataaaattttgacaaaattttctatagaaataaaattttgtgaaaattttctatagaaataaaattttgtgaaaattttctatagaaataaaattttgtgaaaattttctatagaaataaaattttgacaaaattttcaatagaaataaaattttgataaaatcttctatagaaataaaattttgacaaaattttctacagaaataaaatttggacaaaattttctatagaaataaaatgttgacaaaattttctatgggagccaccgtggtgcaatggttagcatgcccgccttgcatacacacggtcgtgggttcgattcctgcttcgaccgaacaccaaaaagtttttcagctgtggattatcccacctcagtaatgctggtgacatttctgagggtttcaaagcttctctaagtggttccactgcaatgtggaacgccgttcggactcggctataaaaaggaggtcccttgtcattgagcttaacatggaatcgggcagcactcagtgataagagagaagttcaccaatgtggtatcacaatggactgaatagtctaagtgagcctgatacatcgggctgccacctaacctaacctaacgtaaaattttctatagaaacaaaattatgacaaaattttctatagaaataaaattttgacataattttctatagaaataaaattttaacaaaattttctatagaaataaaattttgacaaaattttctatagagataaaattttgacaaaattttctatagagataaaattttgacaaaattttctatagaaataaaattttaacaaaattttctatagagataggatgtttacaaaattttctatagaaataaaattttcagaaaattttctatagaaataaaattttcagaaaattttctatagaaataaaattttgacaaaattttctatagaaataaaattttctatagaaataaaattttgacaaaattttctatagagatagaatgttgacaaaattttctataggaataaaattttcagaaaattttctatacaaataaaattttgacaaaattttctatagaaataaaattttgacaaaattttatatagaaataaaattttgagaaaatttctatagaaataaaattttgtcaaaattttctatagaaataaaattttgacaaaattttctatagcagtagtattttgacaaaattttctattgctatagaattttgacaaaattttctatagcaatagaattttggcaaaattttctatagaaataaaattttgacaaaattttgtatggaaataaaattttgacatagttttctttagaaatacaattttgacaaaactttgtatggaaataaaattttgacaaaattttctatagaaataaaattttgacaaaattttctatagaaataaaattttgacaaaattttctatagaaataaaatcttaccaaaattttcaataaaaataaaattttgacaaaattttctatagaaataaaattttgacaacattttctatattttgacaaaattttctatagaaataatattttcagaaaattttctatagaaataaaattttgacaaaattttctatagaaataaaattttgacaaaattttctatagcaataaaattttcacaaaattttctatagaaataaaattttgacaaaattttctatagaaataaaatgttgacataattttctatagaaataaaattttgacaaaattttctatagaaaaaaaatttaaaatttttctatagaaataaaattttgacaaaatttttttatattatattatagcaTATTAGCTTGAGGCTATACCTACTTTTGCCTTTGAAAACgggtcaataaaattttcacaaaattttctatagaaataaaattttgacaaaattttctatagaaataaaatgttgacataattttctatagaaataaaattttgacaaaattttctatagaaaaaaaatttaaaattgttctatagaaataaaattttgacaaaatttttttatattatattatagcaTATTAGCTTGAGGCTATACCTACTTTTGCCTTTGAAAACgggtcaataaaattttcacaaaattttctatagaaataaaattttgacaaaattttctatagaaataaaatgttgacgaaattttctatagaaataaaattttgacaaaattttctatagaaaaaaattacaaaatttctatagaaataaaattctatagaaataaaattttgacaaaattttctatattagctTGAGGCTAATATGCTATACCCACGTTTGCCTTTGAAAACGGGTTTACGTTTCGTCTATGCCTCAGCTACGTGTTTTAGTTGTTAGAAAGTACATTAATGCTCCCCTCCCTTTATCTCATTAACTGAATGACCTACGTCTCTGGCGTTTTGATGAGGGAATTCTCCTAACTTGAGGCTGATAtccacttttgccttttaactcttcttagaaatgcccgaaaatcgacccaaaaagtTGGGTCAAATATAACTAAACCACCAGACTTAAAACCAGCCACGctcatgaaattttcagaatagaTCTACACCGTGAAGctttaaaatcttcaaaaaccaTGCCCTACAATGTTATttagtttttagaaaataatgcCCCCCCCCCGGCATTTTGAAGAGGGAAATCTCCTTGAGGCTAATATATTATACCcactttaaacattttttagaaatgcccgaaaatcgACCCACAAATTGGGTCTAAATATACTCTGACCGTTCCCCAGAATTAAACCCAGCTACGATTCAGCTGAAGGATTCTATACCCTTAATGCTGGGACACAGGGTTAGTAATTCTTAGAATTTACCTcattaactagatgacctacgccttTGTCTTCATTGCCTGGGAGATACCCTAACTCCGAACTCTTCGGTaaaacaactttagaaaacttCTTTAACTTCTCACCCTTTTGGGGTCTGAGATTAAAATTTcgctatgttacaaacggaatgacaaagttagtatacctatgttggagggtataaaaaactccaTCGGCGGATACAGCTTCTTCTTTTAAGCAGCATAAAAGAACAAACAATCCAAAAAGTAAGTATACTCCCTTCTTTCCCTTTGGCAAAACTAAATTGCTTACTAAATAACATAAGTTTTCCAATAACCACATTGCGCGCCTACAACCACTAACCACTAACTTGCACCAAAGCTTCGAAAGTCATGGATAAACAAAGAACAAACAACGATGAGGAAATATGTATCAAATTAAATTGTGCCCTAAGGAGGAAGGCCTACTCAACATGTATTGGTTGTAATTTTCGGCAAAAACGGATGTATgtccaacaacaaaaatataaagaagATATCACATTGTGGGTGAGTTGAAGATAAATAAATTTAGTAAGGCACTAAAGTGCCGTAGTCTCAATGTTTTGGTCTTATGGTTACATTGGGTACTATTATCCGAGGATACATCATTGTATGCTCTGGCATGTTTTAAACACAAACAAGTAATTAACTTTTTAGGCTATAGTATTTAAGGAAcattttcgattttattataaaacaaaaaattatagacGATTATGGAATCTTAAAGACAATTCGCAAGACCAAAGCCCACAACTACGAAGTCCATAGTTGGCAGgttcttttcaaaatattttgaagataaattattctataaaaattaagagagagagagagagaaatctCCAAAACTATATTTTGTATGTGTTCCATTATAGTTCAGATAAGGATGGTAGTCCGATAAGTGGTTAGCTTTCAAAAGCAGTAGTTTTGAAAAATGACGATTTATTTTCCAACATACAGTGTGGCTGATAATTATTACAACTACACTTAAGATTGCTACCATTTCTGAACCGgtcgtctgacagctgacatATTTGTTCCAGTGAtacttcattttattgtttaaaagcttacaaaatcattttgatctattgcattcagaaataaagttatacgTGATGGAATACAAGATAGATAGTGTGGTTGGTTTACATTCGGCaggaaaaccacaagtggctatcgttagagtctttcagcatttaaatgtgaataaatcttttgtttctcatACCTTTGCTCATGTTGTTGCTTTGCTTAGTGTCACGTTCAAAAAGTGggtaacaacaacagaaatgatccgaaaagtgaaggccagtTCGTGAGTTGAACATATTGCGAGACCTATTGCAATTTTGAGAACTTAGCTCTACgatgaactaaaaaatctttagactGGAAAGggccaaggagttgcttcgctttCACTAAAGTGGCTAGTTACCAAATAAGGTTTTCTCTGATGAGAAGCTATTCCAAATTAAGTAGTTTTTGAACAGAAAAAGGGGGTTTCGTGCCAAAGATGTCACCTGAAAATTTACAACTTCAAAttgccaccagaactcaagcgacGCCGATCGCAATGATTTGGCCTATCTTAATGATACGATGGTCGCTCCCTGCTAGTATAGATCGACCATTGGGTCAAACTAAATGCTTCATTTTATCgagaaaatatcctaaagacGATATTGAAGTCCTGGCAGATAAACATTTCGTGCTCAGATCAtgaacattccaacaggactcagcatcATCGCACTCAgtacgcgtcaaccaagaatggcttaaaggaGGTTCGTCGCTTGATTTTTACCGCAAAATGGCCTGCAAAATCTCAATTCTGTAGACTTCTTTGCCTGTGACATTTTGGGGAGTAAGATTGGCACTAAAAATACGAAAGTTTCTATCATCTCAAGACAGCGCTTCGCCGGGAAGAGGCCAAAATACCACAGAGCCACTTTCGTTCAGCGTGTCATGGCTTCGTCGGCCGTTTGAAgggcataaagggtgatacggtcaaaattttgtcaatataaacttgacgtatttctttcaattttgcatttaaaaaacctgaacacccctcattttgaaggtgtgtgtgtgtagtatgttgctcctattttgattttggaattcactcttcagttgtcaaaatgccgtccaagcaagaagagcagcgtatcaaaatttttctcgcgcatcgcgaaaatccgagctactcgcacgcaaagttggcaaaatcgctaaaagttgctaaatcaaccgttacaaatgtaattaaagtgtttggggaacgtttgtcgacagtcaggaagtctggatcggggggaaatcgaaaaccggaagccgctgagacgacaaagagagttgcctgtagtttcaagcgaaaccctaacctttctctccgagatgccgcaaataagctgggtgtatcgtctacaaccgtgcatcgagccaaaaaacgagccggactatcgacttacaagaaggtagtgactccaaatcgcgatgataaacaaaatacgacggccaaagcgcgattccggaggctgtacacgacgatgctgacgaagtttgactgcgtggtaatagacgacgaaacctacgtcaaagccgactacaagcagcttccg
It includes:
- the Rph gene encoding rabphilin — translated: MDFRSLNNGGSGNRFVCPSDRQLALRAKLRAGWNSSQVHEPLRPEEQAAIISVIQRNEEIETAERQRVGRLVDRVEKIKSRAVEKGPNCCRLCGDAFGILRAQRIICEDCKKSVCPKCSLDISIRYHTVEKSKEIWLCRICSETREMWKKSGAWFFKGLPKYEIPSSTTSTPTRNTASSMATEALMAQRKALSCQTTPTRNVRVKKLTIRVADSSSSEEEEEGQKDAIDGASNAMNQLAIGSKGSNTISPTASSDISPSKLQREDSFRVRTFGSIRSFIDGSGGERRLSNAFFFNTQRSHSKSEGTGQPDYDTISTASTVLTSASNSNNRRESNVNYSSNHRRSSVSSSWSISDSSSGTSATTASMSGGMANQVNAHCRDPLLGWLEVSICYRENDHALDACVVRARDLPPMDPAGLTDPYCKLNIITAEGSAKYLRWQKTKCVHKTRNPEFNDTLQFVGVEPEELGNALLYVAIFDEDKYGHDFLGAAKICLSTVHNTNLYRISVPLGPEDQYSNAAEMSQEWPHGKMLISLCYNTKKRALTVNVKQCIELIPMDNNGSSDPFVKIQMKPDSHRNKKYKTSVKWRTLNPIYNEEFNFEAGPHDLNKQSLVLTVWDKDLGKSNDFLGSLVIGHNSKGERLQQWLDCIRLPDHYHEKWHCLAGDNPLH